A portion of the Limibacter armeniacum genome contains these proteins:
- a CDS encoding GNAT family N-acetyltransferase, whose translation MKTLIETERLLLREITFDDKEELLQLHSDPEVQKWTGEPVIESMKEIEKAIDIRQNNYRQYGFGRLAAIQKDTSEFIGWVGLTYLQEFDKVDLGYRLKKKYWGMGFATEASKAIIDYGFNILNLDLIIAIALPENKASIRVMEKVGMIYDKQAPYDEMILDAIWYKLDRTTYNKR comes from the coding sequence ATGAAGACTTTGATTGAAACTGAAAGGTTATTATTGAGAGAGATTACTTTTGATGATAAAGAGGAATTGCTTCAGTTGCACTCTGATCCAGAGGTTCAAAAATGGACCGGGGAGCCTGTTATTGAATCAATGAAGGAAATAGAAAAGGCAATTGATATAAGACAAAATAACTATAGACAGTATGGGTTTGGAAGATTGGCTGCAATCCAAAAAGATACAAGCGAATTCATTGGTTGGGTAGGACTGACTTATTTGCAAGAATTTGACAAAGTGGACCTTGGGTACAGACTTAAAAAGAAATACTGGGGAATGGGCTTCGCAACTGAAGCCTCCAAAGCCATTATTGATTATGGCTTTAACATACTTAATCTTGATTTAATAATAGCTATAGCTTTACCTGAAAACAAGGCTTCAATCAGAGTCATGGAGAAGGTAGGAATGATATATGATAAGCAAGCTCCTTATGATGAAATGATATTAGATGCCATTTGGTATAAATTAGATAGGACCACTTATAACAAAAGATAA
- a CDS encoding O-acetyl-ADP-ribose deacetylase, which yields MMEIRLIKGDITKIEVDAIVNAANTSLLGGGGVDGAIHRVGGPQILEECRKIRARQGGCKVGEAVITTAGNLNAKFVIHTVGPRWNEGNSNEAEKLKNCYINSLKLASENGIKSIAFPNISTGIYGYPLEEAADIAIKTVTEADFPEIKSITFVCFGDDNYRLYDKKIKQL from the coding sequence ATGATGGAAATAAGATTAATAAAAGGTGACATCACAAAGATTGAAGTTGATGCAATTGTTAACGCAGCTAATACTTCCCTTTTAGGAGGAGGTGGAGTTGATGGAGCAATCCATAGAGTTGGAGGACCTCAAATTCTAGAAGAATGTAGAAAAATCAGAGCTAGACAAGGAGGATGTAAAGTAGGTGAAGCCGTAATTACTACTGCTGGTAATTTAAATGCTAAGTTTGTAATTCATACTGTCGGCCCTAGGTGGAATGAAGGAAATTCCAATGAAGCAGAAAAATTAAAAAACTGTTATATCAACTCCTTGAAATTAGCTAGTGAAAATGGAATAAAATCAATTGCTTTTCCAAATATTAGTACTGGAATTTATGGTTATCCATTAGAAGAAGCTGCTGATATTGCAATTAAAACTGTTACAGAAGCAGATTTTCCTGAAATAAAATCAATAACTTTTGTCTGTTTTGGAGATGATAACTACAGGCTTTATGATAAAAAAATAAAGCAATTGTAA
- a CDS encoding IS4 family transposase, translating into MLTANILEILCGFQIVKGKPSKQVLAKLITALVEDENVQFHQIAKNLPSKAQKASRTKQVKRFMSGAVFNYQALMAWLFSCLPSGKITLCIDRTNWQSRKQAVNILAVTAYSHGVGFPLAFRLLDKKGNSHQQERIDLLKEVLQIVPPERIGKVIADREFIGKKWLRFMTMQGIVFCVRIPSHHKINIDGVEKTGEVWSKEGFRCTDRRATIYGMDLTLSMQMTKDKNGRKDYLIVVSNLMKRGLLSSYRKRWSIEVFFQSLKGRGFNLEATHLTKLDRLERLFAVVCMAFAVCHLFGVAFHEKVQNIKVKNHGYRENSYFRKGKDLLQEHFCTRPRQVGNEIKGLWKKFWRGISPKTPSEKLVFSWL; encoded by the coding sequence ATGTTGACTGCAAATATACTTGAAATCCTCTGCGGTTTCCAAATCGTCAAAGGCAAACCAAGCAAACAGGTACTAGCCAAGCTAATTACGGCCTTGGTGGAAGATGAAAATGTGCAATTTCATCAGATAGCCAAAAACTTGCCATCCAAGGCGCAAAAAGCTTCTCGGACCAAGCAAGTCAAACGCTTTATGTCAGGAGCTGTGTTCAATTATCAGGCCCTGATGGCATGGTTGTTTTCCTGCCTGCCATCCGGAAAGATCACCCTCTGCATTGACCGAACCAACTGGCAGTCCAGAAAGCAGGCAGTGAATATTCTGGCAGTGACGGCCTACAGTCATGGCGTGGGTTTTCCACTGGCTTTTCGGCTACTGGACAAAAAAGGAAACAGCCACCAGCAGGAGCGTATTGATTTGCTGAAGGAAGTACTTCAGATTGTGCCTCCCGAACGGATCGGGAAAGTGATTGCAGACCGGGAGTTTATCGGCAAAAAGTGGCTTCGGTTTATGACCATGCAAGGGATTGTCTTCTGCGTTCGGATTCCATCACACCACAAAATCAACATCGATGGTGTGGAGAAAACAGGAGAGGTATGGAGCAAAGAAGGCTTTCGCTGTACTGACCGAAGAGCAACGATCTATGGAATGGACCTGACTCTTTCCATGCAGATGACCAAGGATAAAAACGGGCGAAAGGACTACCTGATCGTAGTCTCAAACCTGATGAAAAGAGGCTTGCTGTCAAGCTATAGAAAACGGTGGAGCATCGAGGTGTTCTTCCAGTCGCTCAAAGGGCGGGGATTCAACCTGGAAGCCACTCACCTGACCAAATTGGATCGGCTTGAAAGACTTTTTGCTGTGGTGTGTATGGCCTTTGCTGTTTGTCACTTATTTGGCGTGGCTTTCCATGAAAAAGTACAAAACATAAAAGTAAAGAACCACGGTTACAGGGAGAACAGCTATTTCAGAAAGGGAAAAGATCTGTTGCAGGAACATTTCTGTACGAGACCCCGCCAAGTAGGTAATGAGATCAAAGGACTTTGGAAGAAGTTTTGGAGGGGAATTAGTCCCAAAACACCATCTGAAAAACTGGTTTTTAGTTGGTTATAA
- a CDS encoding toxin-antitoxin system YwqK family antitoxin: MIVGNKQFMEMQMTRCILIIVLIFFSACKERYNEVVVQRWEDGSEKIIHTFDNQIDTTSYVRTFYYQNGNLGTKGRINNGQKDGIWEWWYSNGNKKDLANFNLGLYVNERKHWREDGSLKLIEVIDNSCDESIECCDGKLLFYNEQSIKVMEYNMKDCEYDGVGYSYFSDGKIKREFNYRKGKKEGVNYEYYPNGNLRVSGEYQNDLEQGKWVYVDSLGKEEAYEFYENGKVVKTELVN, encoded by the coding sequence ATGATTGTAGGGAATAAACAATTTATGGAAATGCAAATGACTAGATGTATACTAATAATAGTATTGATATTTTTTTCTGCTTGTAAAGAAAGATATAATGAAGTGGTTGTTCAACGGTGGGAGGATGGTTCTGAGAAAATCATTCACACTTTTGATAACCAAATAGATACAACTTCTTATGTAAGAACTTTTTATTATCAAAATGGGAATTTGGGAACGAAAGGAAGGATTAATAATGGACAGAAAGATGGTATTTGGGAATGGTGGTATAGTAATGGGAACAAGAAGGATTTGGCTAATTTTAATTTAGGATTATATGTTAATGAAAGAAAGCATTGGAGAGAGGATGGGTCTCTAAAATTAATTGAAGTTATAGATAATAGCTGCGATGAAAGTATAGAATGTTGTGATGGTAAGTTGCTGTTTTACAATGAACAAAGTATTAAGGTCATGGAATACAATATGAAGGACTGTGAATATGATGGTGTTGGTTATAGCTATTTTTCAGATGGTAAAATAAAAAGGGAGTTTAATTATAGAAAAGGAAAAAAGGAAGGAGTTAATTACGAGTACTATCCTAATGGTAACCTTCGTGTTTCAGGTGAATATCAAAATGATCTTGAACAAGGTAAATGGGTTTATGTAGATAGTTTAGGAAAAGAAGAAGCATATGAGTTTTATGAAAATGGGAAGGTTGTGAAAACAGAGTTGGTTAACTAA
- a CDS encoding glutamine--tRNA ligase/YqeY domain fusion protein, with protein sequence MSHTASENSGEPKASLNFIETIIEENIKNGVNGGAVHTRFPPEPNGYLHIGHAKSICLNFGLANKYNAQCNLRFDDTNPSKEEQEYVDAIKEDVQWLGFEWEGEPKYTSDYFQQLYDWAVMLIKDGKAYVDHQSAEDIAKQKGTPTEPGKESPYRNRPVEENLEWFEKMKNGELKAGEAVLRAKIDMASPNMHLRDPLMYRVINKTHHRTGDTWHIYPMYDYAHGQSDYIEGITHSICTLEFEVHRPLYEWFLNQIYKEGTVKPRQIEFARLNLSYTVMSKRKLLQLVEEGVVTGWDDPRMPTISGLRRRGYTPESIRNFANKIGVARRENVIDVALLEHSVRDHLNKIAPRVMAVLDPVKLVIDNYEGEEEWLTAENNPEDENAGSRQVPFSKVLYIEREDFMEDAPRKFFRLSLGREVRLKNAYIIKGESVVKDENGNITEIHCTYDPDSRSGSGTEASMRKVKGTLHWVSANHAIDAEVRLYDRLFNDEAPDGHKDKDFKEFLNPDSLQVIPAAKLEPSLKDAKPMEGFQFQRMGYFSVDKDSTSEKLVFNRAVTLKDSWAKQNK encoded by the coding sequence ATGAGTCATACAGCATCGGAAAATTCTGGAGAACCGAAAGCGTCTCTGAATTTTATTGAAACAATTATTGAAGAGAATATCAAAAATGGTGTAAACGGTGGTGCAGTACATACGCGTTTCCCACCTGAACCTAACGGTTACCTGCATATCGGGCACGCAAAGTCTATCTGTCTGAACTTTGGTTTGGCAAATAAGTACAATGCCCAATGTAACCTTCGTTTTGACGATACCAACCCATCCAAGGAAGAGCAGGAATATGTAGATGCGATCAAGGAGGATGTACAATGGTTGGGCTTCGAATGGGAAGGAGAACCGAAATATACTTCTGACTACTTCCAGCAACTGTATGATTGGGCTGTTATGCTGATCAAAGATGGTAAGGCATATGTAGACCATCAGTCGGCAGAAGACATTGCTAAGCAAAAAGGTACTCCAACAGAGCCAGGCAAGGAAAGCCCTTACCGTAACCGCCCTGTGGAGGAAAACCTTGAGTGGTTTGAGAAAATGAAAAATGGCGAACTGAAGGCTGGTGAGGCAGTACTTCGTGCCAAGATTGACATGGCTTCACCGAACATGCATTTGCGTGACCCACTGATGTACCGTGTAATCAACAAGACACACCACCGTACTGGTGACACATGGCATATCTACCCAATGTATGATTATGCACACGGCCAGTCAGATTATATCGAAGGAATCACGCATTCTATCTGTACATTGGAGTTTGAGGTACACCGCCCATTGTATGAGTGGTTCCTGAACCAGATTTACAAGGAAGGTACTGTCAAGCCACGTCAGATTGAGTTTGCTCGCCTGAACCTGAGTTACACCGTGATGAGTAAGCGTAAGCTGCTTCAACTGGTAGAGGAGGGTGTTGTAACTGGCTGGGATGACCCACGTATGCCAACTATCTCAGGATTGAGACGCAGAGGATATACACCGGAGTCTATCCGTAACTTTGCCAACAAGATTGGTGTTGCCAGACGTGAGAACGTAATCGATGTGGCATTGCTAGAGCATAGTGTAAGAGACCACCTCAACAAGATTGCACCTCGTGTGATGGCGGTGCTTGACCCTGTGAAACTGGTGATTGACAACTATGAGGGTGAAGAAGAATGGCTGACAGCTGAGAACAATCCTGAAGATGAAAATGCAGGTTCACGTCAGGTTCCATTCTCAAAGGTACTTTACATCGAGCGTGAAGACTTTATGGAAGACGCACCTCGTAAGTTCTTCCGACTGTCACTGGGTAGAGAGGTTCGTTTGAAGAATGCCTACATCATCAAAGGTGAGTCAGTAGTGAAGGATGAGAATGGTAACATTACAGAAATCCACTGTACTTACGACCCAGACAGCCGTTCAGGTAGTGGTACAGAAGCATCTATGCGTAAGGTGAAAGGTACTCTGCACTGGGTATCTGCTAATCATGCAATTGATGCAGAGGTACGTCTGTATGATCGTTTGTTTAACGACGAAGCACCTGACGGACATAAGGACAAGGACTTTAAGGAGTTCCTGAATCCAGATTCATTGCAGGTAATTCCAGCAGCGAAGCTTGAGCCAAGTCTAAAGGATGCAAAACCTATGGAAGGGTTCCAGTTCCAGCGTATGGGTTACTTCTCTGTGGACAAGGACAGTACATCCGAAAAGTTGGTGTTCAATAGAGCTGTAACGCTGAAAGACAGTTGGGCTAAGCAGAATAAGTAG
- a CDS encoding LytR/AlgR family response regulator transcription factor: MISVLIVEDEALSARKLEKLLHEVEPDFSVVKVTDSISSTVDFLTNEEVDLIFLDIHLADGNSFEIFKRIEVATPIIFTTAFDQYAIEAFQQNSIDYLLKPIALPELEKSIKKYFRFHSPVTVDKSESIDYQKLGQIVLNQLVPEYKERFMVFVRDQIKSIKAEEIAYFFAESKAVFFTTFGGKTYDTSYTLDQLEKELNPKLFFRANRKYIIQMEAISEVVQYSRSRLKVNTKPESQMEIIIPLERTSKFKQWLNQ, encoded by the coding sequence ATGATTAGTGTATTGATCGTGGAAGATGAGGCATTATCTGCCAGAAAATTGGAAAAGTTACTACACGAAGTGGAGCCAGACTTCTCGGTAGTGAAAGTTACTGATAGCATTTCCAGTACAGTTGATTTCCTGACCAATGAGGAAGTCGACCTGATCTTTTTGGATATTCATTTGGCAGATGGCAACAGCTTTGAAATCTTTAAGAGGATAGAAGTAGCAACCCCAATCATCTTTACCACTGCTTTTGACCAATATGCCATTGAAGCTTTTCAGCAGAATAGCATTGATTACCTCTTGAAGCCTATAGCTTTACCAGAGCTGGAAAAGAGTATCAAAAAGTACTTTAGGTTCCATTCACCAGTAACAGTGGATAAAAGTGAATCGATAGATTATCAGAAGCTAGGACAGATTGTGCTGAACCAATTGGTGCCTGAGTATAAGGAACGTTTTATGGTATTTGTAAGAGACCAGATCAAGTCCATCAAGGCAGAAGAAATTGCCTATTTCTTTGCAGAAAGCAAGGCGGTGTTTTTTACAACTTTTGGTGGTAAAACCTATGATACAAGCTACACTTTGGACCAGTTGGAAAAGGAATTGAACCCCAAACTGTTTTTTAGGGCAAATAGAAAATACATCATCCAGATGGAAGCCATTAGTGAAGTTGTACAGTACTCGCGAAGTAGGCTAAAAGTGAATACTAAACCTGAAAGCCAAATGGAGATTATTATTCCATTGGAGCGTACAAGTAAATTCAAACAGTGGCTAAATCAATAG
- a CDS encoding sensor histidine kinase: protein MKLKRKFNYKVLMIPLIWLLLLPIPIGIMLIYGLKTVEEVQFFLINIVPEIFLYFIFQVMVFDFAVRSLNHYLPWNKNLILRFLVDLLVAGSLAAIAINVFPLFFPKVPPPNEIKFPSHDTRIAMPIVMHILIMVIVELINMYEEKVNLEISMEKLKKEQITTKYNVLKQQLDHHFLFNSLSVLSSLIYEDVKRADRFIQELSKIYRYTLNIQEELVVSVQQELQFTDSYVFLISIRFEEGLFFEKNVSDKVLQKYIPPLSLQLLIENAVKHNIVSKEKPIHIRVYEEGDYLVVTNTYQPRLLKDIASNHKGLNNLEKKYALITDKVPSFKVVNKDFVAKIPLIEVDND from the coding sequence ATGAAGCTGAAGAGAAAATTCAATTATAAGGTACTGATGATCCCGCTGATTTGGCTGCTGCTACTGCCAATTCCGATTGGAATCATGCTGATCTATGGACTTAAGACAGTAGAAGAGGTTCAGTTTTTTCTGATCAATATTGTACCTGAGATATTTCTCTACTTCATCTTTCAGGTAATGGTATTTGACTTTGCTGTTCGGAGCCTGAACCATTACTTGCCTTGGAACAAAAACCTGATATTGAGGTTTTTGGTTGACCTATTAGTTGCAGGTTCATTAGCCGCTATCGCAATCAATGTTTTTCCACTATTTTTTCCGAAAGTACCACCTCCAAATGAGATAAAGTTTCCTTCCCATGACACCAGAATAGCCATGCCTATTGTGATGCATATTCTGATTATGGTAATCGTGGAGCTGATCAATATGTATGAGGAAAAAGTGAATCTGGAAATCTCGATGGAGAAGCTGAAGAAAGAGCAGATCACAACCAAGTACAATGTATTGAAACAGCAGCTGGACCATCATTTTCTATTCAATAGCTTGAGTGTACTCTCTTCCCTGATTTACGAAGATGTCAAAAGGGCAGACCGCTTTATTCAGGAGTTGAGCAAAATATATCGTTATACGTTGAATATTCAGGAGGAGCTGGTGGTATCCGTTCAGCAAGAATTGCAGTTTACGGACTCATATGTGTTCCTGATCTCGATCCGGTTTGAGGAAGGGTTGTTTTTTGAAAAGAATGTATCTGACAAGGTATTGCAAAAGTATATTCCTCCACTATCGTTGCAGTTGCTAATCGAAAATGCAGTCAAGCACAATATCGTCAGTAAAGAAAAACCGATCCATATTCGTGTTTATGAGGAAGGGGATTATCTGGTCGTAACCAATACTTACCAGCCAAGGCTTCTGAAAGATATTGCGTCCAACCATAAGGGGTTGAATAATTTGGAAAAAAAATATGCCTTGATTACTGATAAGGTACCTTCATTCAAGGTTGTCAACAAGGACTTTGTAGCCAAAATACCATTAATTGAAGTAGACAATGATTAG
- a CDS encoding TolC family protein, giving the protein MKKYKFSMLMLSLLSISTVGLGQEKLTLQQAVETALSSNYQLKVAETQKEIASKNAQVGNAGLLPSVSLNAGADYSNTDTEVEFVQAGGAGGSELSTNRQEINGATSLSYNAKLQVDYVLFDGFGNRYNFRKLKETENLESLKYHQEMESTMLQVVQYYYEVCRQQLNLKSAQVSMDVSRQRLEKVNEQYQYGQQNRLAVLNAEVDLNTDSTKVLESEQALEKAIRNLNTVMGQPVDTNYKVEEDVTYQENLDREEIMAEVISSNASLRVQRKQEEISMLDSKVTNANRYPTISLYGAYGWNQQENDASQMVYNRSLGPSAGVKMSMNLFNGSQQRIKEQNARLNIEAQKATTTQQQLELEKEVANAWTDYVYKKQLAKMEETSVEQARLNFEQTEESYAFGQSNTVEFRAAQENLLEAENRLNNARYAAKISEVNLLQLAGMLLKQ; this is encoded by the coding sequence ATGAAGAAGTATAAATTCAGTATGCTGATGCTGAGCCTGCTTTCAATTTCAACAGTGGGACTTGGTCAGGAAAAACTGACACTGCAGCAGGCAGTAGAAACAGCATTGAGCAGTAACTATCAGCTAAAAGTAGCGGAGACGCAAAAGGAAATTGCATCTAAGAATGCCCAAGTAGGTAATGCAGGTCTATTGCCCTCAGTTTCATTAAATGCTGGAGCAGATTACTCCAATACAGATACAGAGGTGGAGTTTGTACAGGCAGGAGGTGCTGGTGGCAGTGAATTGAGCACTAACAGACAGGAAATCAATGGTGCTACTTCACTGAGCTATAATGCAAAGCTACAAGTGGATTACGTGCTGTTTGATGGGTTCGGTAACCGATATAATTTCAGAAAACTGAAAGAGACAGAAAACCTTGAATCTTTGAAATACCATCAGGAAATGGAAAGTACCATGCTTCAGGTAGTACAATATTATTACGAGGTTTGTCGTCAGCAACTGAACCTGAAATCAGCGCAGGTTTCAATGGACGTGTCAAGACAGCGACTTGAGAAGGTAAATGAGCAGTATCAGTACGGACAACAAAATCGTTTGGCGGTATTGAATGCTGAGGTTGACTTGAACACGGACAGTACCAAGGTTTTGGAATCAGAGCAGGCTTTGGAGAAAGCGATTCGCAATCTGAATACGGTGATGGGGCAACCTGTAGATACAAACTACAAAGTTGAGGAGGATGTCACTTATCAGGAAAACCTTGACAGGGAAGAAATCATGGCTGAAGTGATCTCCAGTAACGCTTCCTTGCGTGTACAGCGAAAGCAGGAAGAAATCAGTATGTTGGATTCTAAGGTGACCAATGCCAATAGGTATCCGACCATAAGCCTTTATGGTGCATACGGATGGAACCAACAGGAGAACGATGCCAGCCAAATGGTCTATAACCGAAGCTTGGGACCATCAGCAGGGGTCAAGATGAGTATGAACCTCTTCAATGGTAGCCAGCAACGTATCAAGGAACAGAACGCTCGTTTGAATATTGAGGCGCAAAAGGCTACAACAACACAGCAACAACTGGAGCTGGAAAAGGAAGTTGCCAATGCTTGGACCGATTATGTTTACAAGAAACAGTTGGCAAAGATGGAAGAAACCAGTGTGGAGCAAGCAAGATTGAACTTTGAACAGACCGAGGAGTCCTACGCCTTTGGTCAGTCAAATACAGTCGAGTTCAGAGCTGCACAGGAAAACTTGTTAGAAGCAGAAAACAGGTTGAATAATGCCAGATATGCTGCAAAGATTTCAGAAGTAAATCTGTTGCAATTGGCAGGGATGCTGCTAAAGCAGTAA